A region of Methermicoccus shengliensis DSM 18856 DNA encodes the following proteins:
- a CDS encoding NOP5/NOP56 family protein: protein MGAWLEEGRVELRRAAVWFGHVLDDGRIEPIERDVDVLTEHVLQIGGCPPLPFSMSERAIESGLFSRQEYYSLLKQVATRLASHAIRTSIPEDWEVVRAIDCLDELTRCLNVLGEKRREVEETGALAEEVPCWMEHITMSVDTLSRERSLLIEGVERAVRRCAPNTAEVATSLIGARLIAEAGGLRELAMLPASSIQVLGAKRALFRHLRGRAPSPKHGVLYSHPALARAPRKMRGKIARLLASRIAIAARLDYFRGTLDEEFVSDFREKLKERGIEL, encoded by the coding sequence GTGGGTGCATGGCTTGAGGAGGGGCGTGTGGAGTTGAGAAGGGCAGCGGTGTGGTTCGGACACGTGCTCGATGACGGGCGAATCGAGCCCATCGAGAGAGACGTGGACGTGCTCACAGAGCACGTGCTGCAAATAGGAGGGTGCCCACCTCTTCCATTCTCCATGAGCGAGCGCGCCATCGAGAGCGGGCTCTTTTCGAGGCAGGAGTACTACTCCCTGCTAAAGCAGGTTGCCACAAGGCTCGCCAGCCACGCAATCCGCACGTCAATACCAGAGGACTGGGAGGTCGTTCGGGCAATCGACTGCCTCGACGAGCTCACGCGGTGCCTGAACGTGCTGGGAGAAAAGCGCAGGGAGGTCGAGGAGACGGGCGCTCTGGCAGAGGAGGTGCCATGCTGGATGGAGCATATCACGATGTCGGTGGACACTCTGTCCCGTGAGCGGTCATTGCTCATCGAGGGGGTGGAGCGTGCGGTGCGAAGGTGTGCTCCGAACACGGCAGAGGTCGCCACCTCCCTGATTGGTGCAAGACTCATCGCAGAGGCAGGGGGGCTCAGGGAGCTGGCGATGCTGCCTGCGAGCAGCATACAGGTGCTGGGCGCCAAGAGGGCGCTGTTTCGGCACCTTCGGGGCAGGGCTCCATCGCCCAAGCACGGCGTGCTGTACAGCCATCCAGCGCTCGCAAGGGCACCGAGAAAGATGAGGGGAAAAATCGCACGTCTGCTCGCCTCCCGCATCGCCATAGCGGCAAGGCTCGACTACTTCAGGGGCACCCTCGACGAGGAGTTTGTGAGCGATTTTAGGGAGAAGCTGAAAGAGAGGGGCATCGAGCTGTAG
- the mtaB gene encoding methanol--corrinoid protein co-methyltransferase MtaB, giving the protein MAVKMRYTKMAYTNPDDMVFGEAPNPIKNYGLDLELGAGYVVPETNYAPRPGSEASKMKLVNEYRHITKDILERCVTIGLPTMQLETEHVFQMTNDPSWGEAVTKKQFELMKKFNEEYGIKLALRHTPGDIRRDELAPAGLREDAEHDYPNKMIATVEACAKAGASNISCETVGGKEILDYAVARQDLKGILFGIGCLGSIDMEWVWSQIVDTVNKAGTSCIPGGETNCSGANTCMFVAGGLLDNNLPHVYAIIARAIAAGRTLVCYECGAKGPGKDCGYEGPIVKAVAGVPHAQEGKDATCAHADVMGNLIAQCCDLWSNESVEYHSEFGGSTVQVWAQALGYEVALMNAAKQTGKDKVLRDLYVAADLYRDPQPYVLAYFNAFKVGQAIVENGNDVYLRAKAAGETAAKIVDEANKKGELKLTKFERKALDKALEELASFPDSMDAFMDECIKEYSEKVDVFNPKNYGL; this is encoded by the coding sequence ATGGCTGTAAAGATGAGATACACCAAGATGGCCTACACCAACCCAGACGACATGGTGTTCGGAGAGGCTCCGAACCCCATCAAGAACTACGGACTGGACCTGGAGCTTGGTGCAGGATACGTGGTGCCAGAGACCAACTACGCACCAAGGCCCGGCTCTGAGGCCTCCAAGATGAAGCTTGTGAACGAGTACAGACACATCACCAAGGACATCCTCGAGAGGTGTGTCACGATTGGACTTCCCACCATGCAGCTCGAGACAGAGCACGTGTTCCAGATGACCAACGACCCATCATGGGGCGAGGCGGTCACCAAGAAGCAGTTCGAGCTGATGAAGAAGTTCAACGAGGAGTATGGCATCAAGCTCGCTCTCAGGCACACACCGGGTGACATCAGGCGTGATGAGCTGGCACCCGCTGGCCTGAGAGAGGACGCAGAGCACGACTACCCCAACAAGATGATTGCTACCGTGGAGGCATGTGCCAAGGCGGGTGCGTCCAACATCTCCTGTGAGACCGTGGGCGGCAAGGAGATTCTGGACTATGCAGTGGCCAGGCAGGACCTCAAGGGCATCCTGTTCGGCATCGGCTGCCTGGGCAGCATCGACATGGAGTGGGTGTGGAGCCAGATAGTGGACACCGTGAACAAGGCGGGCACGAGCTGCATACCCGGCGGTGAGACCAACTGCTCTGGTGCCAACACGTGCATGTTCGTGGCTGGCGGTCTGCTGGACAACAACCTGCCCCACGTGTATGCCATCATCGCCAGGGCCATCGCAGCTGGCAGGACGCTCGTGTGCTACGAGTGTGGCGCCAAGGGACCTGGCAAGGACTGTGGATACGAGGGTCCAATCGTGAAGGCCGTGGCAGGTGTGCCCCACGCCCAGGAGGGCAAGGACGCCACGTGCGCCCACGCGGACGTCATGGGCAACCTGATTGCACAGTGCTGTGACCTGTGGTCCAACGAGTCCGTGGAGTATCACTCCGAGTTCGGTGGCTCCACGGTGCAGGTGTGGGCACAGGCTCTCGGATACGAGGTCGCCCTGATGAACGCCGCAAAGCAGACGGGCAAGGACAAGGTGCTCAGAGACCTGTACGTGGCAGCCGACCTGTACAGGGACCCGCAGCCCTATGTGCTCGCATACTTCAACGCCTTCAAAGTTGGGCAGGCAATCGTCGAGAATGGCAACGACGTCTACCTCAGGGCAAAGGCTGCGGGCGAGACCGCCGCAAAGATTGTGGACGAGGCCAACAAGAAGGGCGAGCTGAAGCTCACGAAGTTCGAGAGGAAGGCGCTCGACAAGGCACTCGAGGAGCTGGCGAGCTTCCCAGACTCCATGGACGCCTTCATGGACGAGTGCATCAAGGAGTACTCCGAGAAGGTGGACGTGTTCAACCCGAAGAACTACGGACTGTAA